One Manihot esculenta cultivar AM560-2 chromosome 6, M.esculenta_v8, whole genome shotgun sequence DNA segment encodes these proteins:
- the LOC110618207 gene encoding VAMP-like protein YKT61 isoform X1 — translation MKITALLVLKCNPEGSDPVILANASDVSHFGYFQRSSVKEFVVFVGRTVAKRTLPGQRQSVQHEEYKVHSYNSNGLCAVGFMDDHYPVRSAFSLLNQVLDEYRKNFGDSWRALQADNTQPWPYLDEALTKFQDPAEADKLLKIQRELDETKIILHKTIDSVLARGEKLDSLVEKSSDLSAASQMFYKQAKKTNQCCTIL, via the exons atgAAGATCACAGCGCTCTTGGTATTGAAGTGCAATCCGGAGGGATCGGATCCGGTAATTTTAGCAAACGCTTCCGATGTGAGTCATTTTGGGTACTTCCAGAGGTCCAGCGTCAAAGAATTCGTTGTTTTTGTCGGCCGGACTGTCGCCAAACGTACCCTTCCCGGCCAACGCCAGTCCGTCCAGCACGAAG AGTACAAGGTGCATTCTTACAACAGCAATGGCCTGTGTGCAGTGGGGTTTATGGATGATCATTATCCTGTCCGAAGTGCCTTTTCTCTTCTTAATCAG GTGCTAGATGAGTACCGGAAGAATTTTGGTGATTCATGGAGGGCTTTGCAGGCAGATAATACTCAACCCTGGCCATATTTGGATGAAGCATTGACCAAGTTCCAA GATCCTGCAGAGGCAGACAAGTTGTTGAAAATTCAGAGGGAGTTGGATGAGACAAAAATTATCCTT CATAAAACTATTGACAGTGTACTAGCACGAGGTGAGAAACTGGACAGCCTAGTTGAGAAGAGTTCAGATCTGAGTGCTGCTTCACAG ATGTTCTACAAGCAGGCAAAAAAAACCAATCAATGTTGTACTATACTGTAA
- the LOC110618207 gene encoding VAMP-like protein YKT61 isoform X2, giving the protein MKITALLVLKCNPEGSDPVILANASDVSHFGYFQRSSVKEFVVFVGRTVAKRTLPGQRQSVQHEEYKVHSYNSNGLCAVGFMDDHYPVRSAFSLLNQVLDEYRKNFGDSWRALQADNTQPWPYLDEALTKFQDPAEADKLLKIQRELDETKIILHKTIDSVLARGEKLDSLVEKSSDLSAASQLLT; this is encoded by the exons atgAAGATCACAGCGCTCTTGGTATTGAAGTGCAATCCGGAGGGATCGGATCCGGTAATTTTAGCAAACGCTTCCGATGTGAGTCATTTTGGGTACTTCCAGAGGTCCAGCGTCAAAGAATTCGTTGTTTTTGTCGGCCGGACTGTCGCCAAACGTACCCTTCCCGGCCAACGCCAGTCCGTCCAGCACGAAG AGTACAAGGTGCATTCTTACAACAGCAATGGCCTGTGTGCAGTGGGGTTTATGGATGATCATTATCCTGTCCGAAGTGCCTTTTCTCTTCTTAATCAG GTGCTAGATGAGTACCGGAAGAATTTTGGTGATTCATGGAGGGCTTTGCAGGCAGATAATACTCAACCCTGGCCATATTTGGATGAAGCATTGACCAAGTTCCAA GATCCTGCAGAGGCAGACAAGTTGTTGAAAATTCAGAGGGAGTTGGATGAGACAAAAATTATCCTT CATAAAACTATTGACAGTGTACTAGCACGAGGTGAGAAACTGGACAGCCTAGTTGAGAAGAGTTCAGATCTGAGTGCTGCTTCACAG TTGCTAACATAG
- the LOC110618207 gene encoding VAMP-like protein YKT61 isoform X3, which translates to MKITALLVLKCNPEGSDPVILANASDVSHFGYFQRSSVKEFVVFVGRTVAKRTLPGQRQSVQHEEYKVHSYNSNGLCAVGFMDDHYPVRSAFSLLNQVLDEYRKNFGDSWRALQADNTQPWPYLDEALTKFQDPAEADKLLKIQRELDETKIILHKTIDSVLARGEKLDSLVEKSSDLSAASQS; encoded by the exons atgAAGATCACAGCGCTCTTGGTATTGAAGTGCAATCCGGAGGGATCGGATCCGGTAATTTTAGCAAACGCTTCCGATGTGAGTCATTTTGGGTACTTCCAGAGGTCCAGCGTCAAAGAATTCGTTGTTTTTGTCGGCCGGACTGTCGCCAAACGTACCCTTCCCGGCCAACGCCAGTCCGTCCAGCACGAAG AGTACAAGGTGCATTCTTACAACAGCAATGGCCTGTGTGCAGTGGGGTTTATGGATGATCATTATCCTGTCCGAAGTGCCTTTTCTCTTCTTAATCAG GTGCTAGATGAGTACCGGAAGAATTTTGGTGATTCATGGAGGGCTTTGCAGGCAGATAATACTCAACCCTGGCCATATTTGGATGAAGCATTGACCAAGTTCCAA GATCCTGCAGAGGCAGACAAGTTGTTGAAAATTCAGAGGGAGTTGGATGAGACAAAAATTATCCTT CATAAAACTATTGACAGTGTACTAGCACGAGGTGAGAAACTGGACAGCCTAGTTGAGAAGAGTTCAGATCTGAGTGCTGCTTCACAG TCTTGA
- the LOC110616967 gene encoding 60S ribosomal protein L39 — translation MPSHKTFIIKKKLAKKMRQNRPIPHWIRMRTDNTIRYNAKRRHWRRTKLGF, via the exons ATG CCGTCACACAAGACCttcatcataaaaaaaaagcTGGCGAAGAAGATGAGGCAGAACAGGCCCATCCCTCATTGGATCCGCATGAGAACCGATAACACCATCAG GTACAACGCCAAACGCAGGCACTGGCGCCGCACTAAGCTAGGGTTTTGA